Below is a window of Acidaminococcales bacterium DNA.
TTGCGCTTCCGGCGTTCTTAGAAGCGCCTCCTCGTGCTCGTTGGATATGAATGCCAGCTCTATCAGCACGGCGGGCGCGTCGGTATGGAGCAGCACGTAAAGTCCGGCCTCTTTGTCCACGTCCCCGTCCGACCAGTCGCCGCGCACGGCGAGGGCGGGAAATTCCCCTTCCAGCTGCCCCATGATACGGCTTGCCAGGGTATCGGCTTCCGTCCGGCCCGGAGTGGTATATATCTCCATGCCCTTGGCTTGCGGGTTGGTAAAGGCGTTGCAATGGATGGATATGAAGCAATCCGGATCATAGGCGTTGGACGCGTCGCACACGGCCCGGAGGCTGTCGTGTTGCAAGCCCTCCACCTCGCAGCCGGCTTGCCTTAGATAGTCCCCAAGATACCGGCCAACACAGTAATTTACATCGCACTCCCTTAGCCCGGTGGGGCCGATTGCCCCGGGGTCGGGGTTGCCGTCCGGCGCGTGGCCGGCGTTGATGAATACTTTCAAAATGTTTTCCCTCCTTGGTTGCCTTGATACTGCCTGCCCTGATAGTAGCTCGTGACCGCGCCCACGCCGCCCTTGGTCGCCTTGGCCGAAACCGCCCCGCCGATGGAGTAAAAGCAATACTCCGGGAAGTGCGCCCA
It encodes the following:
- a CDS encoding N-acetylmuramoyl-L-alanine amidase; the encoded protein is MKVFINAGHAPDGNPDPGAIGPTGLRECDVNYCVGRYLGDYLRQAGCEVEGLQHDSLRAVCDASNAYDPDCFISIHCNAFTNPQAKGMEIYTTPGRTEADTLASRIMGQLEGEFPALAVRGDWSDGDVDKEAGLYVLLHTDAPAVLIELAFISNEHEEALLRTPEAQKRYAAAIARGIMDWLRNR